Proteins from a genomic interval of Solidesulfovibrio sp.:
- a CDS encoding phage integrase central domain-containing protein, which translates to MPLTDTAIRSFRPTDKIQRIRDERGLYLEVRPNGNKFWRFRYWIDKKERILSLGPYPEISLREARERREETRKLLAGGKDPAEVKKAAREEAEAPAETFEPIAREWHARKSKTWVIEHAEKIIRRFELYIFPWVGAKPIREISAPDLLQCLRRIEDKGTIETAHRVHQICSQVFRYAIATGRAERDPTADLRGALTPVKGNHRAAITDPAGAGELMRAIGAYSGCFTTRVALAFGVLTFVRPGELRHAEWAEIDMERAEWRIPGPKMKMREQHIVPLAQQALELLEQLWPLTGSGKFLFPCVRSDARPMSEVTILAALRRLGYTQDQMTGHGFRAMASTLLNEAGWPPDVIERQLAHAERNKVRAAYNRASLLPERRRMMQAWADYLDALRDGKVEATCAP; encoded by the coding sequence ATGCCCTTAACGGACACCGCGATTCGCAGCTTCCGGCCCACGGACAAAATCCAACGCATCCGAGACGAGCGCGGCCTGTATCTGGAGGTCCGGCCCAACGGGAACAAGTTTTGGCGTTTTCGATATTGGATCGACAAGAAAGAGCGCATCCTCAGCCTAGGCCCCTACCCGGAAATATCCCTCCGGGAAGCACGGGAGCGCCGCGAGGAGACGCGCAAACTCCTGGCGGGTGGCAAAGACCCGGCCGAGGTCAAAAAGGCCGCCCGCGAGGAAGCCGAAGCGCCCGCGGAAACTTTTGAGCCCATCGCCCGGGAATGGCACGCACGGAAGTCAAAGACGTGGGTCATCGAGCACGCCGAAAAAATCATCCGCCGGTTCGAGCTTTATATCTTCCCCTGGGTTGGCGCCAAACCGATTCGAGAGATCAGCGCGCCCGACCTACTCCAATGCCTGCGACGTATTGAAGATAAAGGAACCATCGAGACTGCCCACCGGGTTCACCAGATTTGTAGCCAGGTCTTTCGATACGCTATCGCCACGGGCCGCGCCGAGCGTGACCCTACCGCCGACCTTCGCGGTGCCCTGACTCCGGTCAAAGGCAATCACCGTGCGGCAATAACCGACCCAGCCGGCGCGGGTGAGCTTATGAGGGCTATCGGCGCATACTCCGGTTGCTTCACCACAAGGGTGGCTTTAGCCTTCGGCGTTTTGACGTTTGTCCGACCGGGTGAGTTGCGGCACGCCGAATGGGCAGAGATCGACATGGAGCGCGCGGAGTGGCGGATTCCAGGGCCGAAGATGAAGATGCGCGAGCAGCACATTGTTCCCCTGGCCCAGCAAGCCTTGGAGCTACTAGAACAGCTTTGGCCGCTTACAGGATCGGGGAAATTCTTGTTCCCCTGCGTCCGATCCGACGCGCGGCCAATGTCCGAGGTCACGATTTTGGCCGCCCTGCGCCGCCTAGGGTACACCCAGGACCAAATGACCGGCCACGGGTTCCGGGCCATGGCCAGCACGCTACTTAACGAGGCCGGCTGGCCGCCAGACGTGATCGAGCGCCAGCTAGCCCATGCCGAGCGCAACAAGGTCAGGGCCGCCTACAACCGGGCATCGCTGCTGCCCGAACGCCGACGCATGATGCAGGCGTGGGCAGACTACCTGGACGCCTTGCGCGACGGGAAGGTTGAAGCGACCTGCGCCCCCTAA
- a CDS encoding AlpA family phage regulatory protein: MQTAKTLTTTPLPLTTPHLLRERQVLQHFPVSRSELWNRVRDGRFPAPVKLSPKVAAWRSVDVLRVLEEYGCVDGAA; the protein is encoded by the coding sequence ATGCAGACTGCAAAGACTTTGACCACGACCCCCCTTCCCCTCACAACCCCGCACCTCTTGCGGGAAAGGCAGGTGCTCCAGCATTTCCCCGTCTCTCGGTCCGAACTTTGGAACCGGGTCCGGGACGGGCGTTTCCCAGCCCCAGTGAAGCTCTCACCCAAGGTCGCCGCGTGGCGCAGTGTGGATGTGTTGCGCGTACTTGAAGAGTACGGGTGCGTGGATGGGGCGGCCTAA
- a CDS encoding phage major capsid protein: MEAEIKSLIEQQGQAFLDFKAKHDGDIEQLSAAMDELFKKANRPPAAGGGSWRGDEIKSKLASYIKSGDMSLFGQKALTTATDSGGVVVPKQLASEIVNLQQKYSPLRSVCRVVQIETLASNYSQPVNTGGVDSGWVGEVDARPATNTPNLSNVDFPDSEVYANLPISQWFEEDARVADWLVNEIAKEFSRKEGAAFVSGNGVKQPKGILAYATAATDDDTRAYGTIQHVVSGDAAAIKPDSLIDLLYTLRPEYRSNATWLCNSKTLAAIRKLKDGDGNSMWQPALMQGQPQLLLGYPLLECNDWPDVSENAFPLAVGDFRSAYYILDRTQTLLRDPFTAKPNVLFYARKRVSGALVDSQAVKLLKISA; encoded by the coding sequence ATGGAAGCTGAAATCAAAAGCCTTATCGAACAACAGGGACAGGCGTTCCTTGACTTCAAGGCCAAACACGACGGCGACATTGAACAGCTTAGTGCGGCCATGGATGAGCTTTTCAAGAAGGCCAACCGTCCGCCTGCGGCTGGTGGAGGTTCTTGGCGCGGCGATGAAATCAAGTCAAAGCTGGCCAGTTACATCAAGTCCGGCGACATGTCGTTGTTTGGACAGAAGGCCCTGACTACTGCGACTGATTCCGGTGGCGTTGTTGTGCCGAAGCAGCTTGCTTCTGAAATTGTGAATCTGCAACAGAAGTACAGTCCGCTTCGTTCCGTCTGCCGTGTCGTGCAGATTGAAACGCTCGCCAGCAACTATAGCCAGCCTGTAAATACAGGCGGAGTTGATAGTGGTTGGGTTGGTGAAGTCGATGCCCGGCCCGCTACCAACACGCCGAACCTGTCTAACGTGGATTTCCCGGACAGCGAGGTTTATGCAAATCTTCCGATTTCGCAATGGTTTGAGGAAGACGCCCGTGTTGCTGATTGGCTGGTGAATGAAATTGCCAAGGAATTTTCCCGCAAAGAAGGCGCGGCCTTCGTTAGCGGCAATGGCGTGAAGCAGCCGAAGGGCATCCTTGCTTACGCTACTGCGGCCACGGACGATGATACGCGGGCCTATGGAACGATTCAGCACGTCGTTTCCGGCGATGCTGCGGCTATCAAGCCTGACAGCTTGATTGACCTGCTTTACACTTTGCGCCCGGAATACAGAAGCAACGCCACTTGGTTGTGCAACTCCAAGACGCTGGCCGCTATCCGCAAGTTGAAGGACGGCGACGGCAATAGCATGTGGCAGCCGGCCCTTATGCAGGGACAGCCGCAACTGTTGCTTGGCTATCCGCTGCTTGAATGCAACGACTGGCCGGACGTTTCGGAAAATGCTTTCCCGCTGGCCGTTGGTGACTTCCGCTCGGCTTACTACATCTTGGACAGGACGCAAACTTTGCTGAGAGACCCGTTTACGGCGAAGCCGAATGTCTTGTTTTATGCCCGCAAGCGCGTTTCTGGTGCTCTCGTTGACAGTCAGGCCGTCAAGCTCTTGAAGATTTCGGCCTAG
- a CDS encoding HIRAN domain-containing protein, with the protein MDFYISWNDWNNPPEGTVVIEDLSVVGTRHDNRDGTNRQAAFSKLKKWAVVNAVREPNNPYDPNAIAIISEHGQIGYIASEEAEKLSQMIDKGHKPLAKLSALFSCPDDTLGGKIELHLLPSNTSSV; encoded by the coding sequence ATGGACTTTTACATTTCCTGGAACGATTGGAACAATCCTCCAGAAGGAACAGTTGTTATTGAAGATTTGAGTGTTGTTGGAACAAGACATGATAACAGGGATGGAACTAACCGCCAAGCCGCCTTCTCTAAACTAAAAAAATGGGCGGTCGTAAATGCAGTAAGAGAGCCAAATAACCCTTATGATCCTAACGCAATAGCTATTATTTCTGAGCATGGTCAAATTGGATACATTGCAAGTGAGGAAGCTGAAAAACTATCTCAAATGATAGACAAAGGACACAAGCCACTTGCCAAGCTGTCTGCGCTATTTTCCTGTCCAGACGACACTCTCGGCGGAAAAATTGAATTGCACTTACTTCCTTCAAATACCTCTTCTGTATAG
- a CDS encoding ParB N-terminal domain-containing protein encodes MKPSEERKLRERPRTPEEEAASARLLDPASAAERQQTRRYRLRLAKVKQVSINLPDDAYQELKRLCTETGQTYSEVLSGMLLGGWAGRPIQPLEQSMVGPTHKLERIDLDLIDPRFVHYEDKDFIDLLADSIHKVGLINPITVKEHTVIKNGKEQARYEVVSGFKRLEAVRLTHSRSIDAFVVKDKPEIMKLQAIAENLHRRELSSEESSKFKAEWDELAEK; translated from the coding sequence ATGAAACCTTCGGAAGAAAGAAAATTACGGGAACGGCCACGAACGCCAGAAGAGGAAGCGGCGAGTGCTCGGCTTCTCGATCCTGCATCAGCAGCAGAGCGACAGCAGACACGGCGTTACCGGCTACGTCTGGCCAAAGTTAAGCAAGTCAGTATCAATCTACCGGACGACGCTTACCAAGAACTGAAACGGCTTTGCACTGAAACAGGGCAGACGTATTCTGAGGTGCTTTCAGGAATGCTGCTAGGCGGCTGGGCGGGTAGGCCCATCCAACCATTGGAACAGTCAATGGTTGGTCCTACTCATAAATTGGAAAGAATTGACTTAGATTTGATTGACCCGCGTTTTGTGCATTACGAAGACAAGGACTTCATTGACTTACTTGCGGACAGTATTCATAAGGTTGGATTGATAAACCCGATCACGGTAAAAGAGCATACTGTGATAAAGAATGGAAAAGAACAGGCTAGATATGAAGTTGTTTCAGGATTTAAACGACTTGAAGCGGTTAGGTTAACTCACAGCCGTAGTATTGACGCCTTTGTTGTTAAGGACAAGCCGGAAATAATGAAACTCCAAGCAATAGCTGAAAATCTGCATCGTCGTGAACTTTCTTCGGAAGAAAGTAGCAAGTTCAAGGCTGAATGGGACGAACTAGCAGAAAAATAA
- a CDS encoding aldehyde ferredoxin oxidoreductase N-terminal domain-containing protein: MSPENNDKNLFRVLVYDLTAARADIRLVPGRLDVIGGSGLAALLYEKYGLPEAHPFDPGQPLIFAIGPATGYFPLMSKTVCGFKSPYNNNYAESHAGGRSALSLRFAGYDALVLTGKAARLSTLVVGSRRIELLDVHYLRGADVFTTGKLLRKIAAGASGHRSILRIGPAGENGSAYACINVDTYRHFGRLGAGAVLGAKNCKAVVLMGDGDLALPEDKSYPKLFKDIHEKVTASGMMEKYHDLGTPANVLPLNALKSLPWRNLTATSDPEADKVSGEAFAEKLLMHNAACAGCPVGCIHVGMVREMFSASHRFAIHQVAYDHEPNFAAGPMLGVTDPSEVLAINDMADRQGLDIISAGVALAWAVEATQKGLVSEKETEVKLAFGDAAAFKRAMWLLGHKAGDFYAALGQGALHAAKIYGGEDFACVLGQEMAGYATGETYFASQTVAFRHSHLDTGAYSYDQKHKEKDVAAVVRFLVDDERERVLLTSLVACLFAREVYKPEVVAAALTCLGHGELAQNIDAAAENARRARWRQKMRTGYDPAATRIPKRFAEVTTWKGPVDAVYMEALRAAYATAVASLGQPVPPA; the protein is encoded by the coding sequence ATGTCGCCGGAAAATAACGACAAGAACCTCTTTCGCGTCCTGGTGTACGACCTGACGGCCGCCCGGGCCGACATCCGGCTGGTTCCCGGCCGCCTGGACGTCATCGGCGGCTCGGGCCTGGCCGCGCTGCTCTACGAGAAGTACGGCCTGCCCGAGGCCCATCCCTTTGACCCGGGCCAGCCGCTCATTTTCGCCATCGGCCCGGCCACGGGCTATTTCCCGCTGATGAGCAAGACCGTGTGCGGCTTCAAATCCCCCTACAACAACAACTACGCCGAGTCCCACGCCGGGGGGCGCTCGGCGCTGTCGCTGCGGTTCGCCGGCTACGACGCCTTGGTCCTGACCGGCAAGGCGGCCCGGCTGTCCACCCTGGTGGTCGGCTCCCGGCGCATCGAACTGCTCGACGTCCACTACCTGCGCGGGGCCGACGTCTTCACCACGGGCAAACTGCTGCGCAAGATCGCCGCCGGGGCCTCGGGCCACCGCAGCATCCTGCGCATCGGCCCGGCCGGGGAAAACGGCAGCGCCTACGCCTGCATCAACGTCGACACCTACCGCCACTTCGGCCGCCTGGGCGCCGGGGCGGTCCTTGGCGCCAAGAACTGCAAGGCCGTGGTGCTCATGGGCGACGGCGACCTGGCCCTGCCCGAGGACAAAAGCTACCCCAAGCTCTTTAAGGACATCCACGAAAAGGTCACCGCGTCCGGGATGATGGAGAAATACCACGACCTGGGCACCCCGGCCAACGTCCTGCCCTTAAACGCGCTGAAGTCCCTGCCCTGGCGCAACCTGACGGCCACCAGCGACCCCGAGGCCGACAAGGTCTCCGGCGAGGCTTTCGCCGAAAAACTGCTCATGCACAACGCCGCCTGCGCCGGCTGCCCGGTGGGCTGCATCCACGTGGGCATGGTGCGCGAGATGTTTTCCGCCTCCCACCGCTTCGCCATCCACCAGGTGGCCTACGACCACGAGCCCAATTTCGCCGCCGGCCCCATGCTCGGCGTGACCGATCCGTCCGAGGTCCTGGCCATCAACGACATGGCCGACCGGCAGGGCCTGGACATCATCTCCGCCGGCGTGGCCCTGGCCTGGGCCGTGGAAGCCACGCAAAAGGGGCTCGTTTCCGAAAAGGAAACCGAGGTGAAGCTGGCCTTCGGCGACGCGGCCGCCTTCAAACGGGCCATGTGGCTGCTTGGCCACAAGGCGGGTGACTTCTACGCCGCCCTGGGCCAGGGGGCGCTCCACGCCGCCAAGATCTACGGCGGCGAGGATTTCGCCTGCGTGCTCGGCCAGGAGATGGCCGGCTACGCCACGGGCGAAACCTATTTCGCCTCCCAGACCGTGGCCTTCCGCCATTCCCACCTGGACACCGGGGCCTATTCCTACGACCAGAAGCACAAGGAAAAGGACGTGGCCGCCGTGGTCAGGTTCCTGGTCGACGACGAACGCGAACGCGTCCTGCTGACCTCGCTGGTGGCCTGCCTGTTCGCCCGGGAGGTCTACAAGCCCGAGGTCGTGGCCGCCGCGCTCACCTGCCTGGGCCACGGGGAACTGGCCCAAAACATCGACGCCGCCGCCGAGAACGCCCGCCGGGCCAGGTGGCGCCAAAAGATGCGCACCGGCTACGATCCGGCGGCCACGCGCATTCCCAAGCGCTTTGCCGAAGTCACGACCTGGAAGGGGCCCGTGGACGCGGTGTACATGGAGGCGCTGCGCGCCGCCTATGCCACGGCCGTGGCCTCCCTCGGCCAGCCCGTGCCGCCGGCCTGA
- a CDS encoding 4Fe-4S binding protein, with product MKIHRALRMERCIGCHSCSLACARLVYKSFSWNTAGIRIRSTGGVSSGYQAVLCLACDPAPCAVACPTGAMAQRKAGGGVTLKKSLCVRCGQCAAACPVEAINLDAAGSPAVCLHCGQCIPFCPHDCLELVEAADPAAPCLESCHVAGK from the coding sequence ATGAAAATACACCGCGCCCTGCGGATGGAGCGCTGCATCGGCTGCCATTCCTGTTCCCTGGCCTGCGCCAGGCTTGTCTATAAAAGCTTCTCCTGGAACACCGCCGGCATCCGCATCCGGTCCACGGGCGGCGTGTCCAGCGGTTACCAGGCCGTCCTCTGCCTGGCCTGCGACCCCGCCCCCTGCGCCGTTGCCTGCCCCACCGGGGCCATGGCCCAACGCAAGGCCGGCGGCGGGGTGACGCTCAAAAAATCCCTGTGCGTGCGCTGCGGCCAGTGCGCCGCCGCCTGCCCGGTGGAGGCCATCAACCTGGACGCGGCCGGAAGCCCGGCCGTGTGCCTGCACTGCGGCCAGTGCATCCCCTTTTGCCCCCACGACTGCCTGGAACTGGTGGAGGCCGCCGACCCGGCCGCGCCCTGCCTGGAGAGCTGCCATGTCGCCGGAAAATAA
- a CDS encoding plasma-membrane proton-efflux P-type ATPase — MAESSPDAPRKTRAAILAEAGATPAGLTGAEAAKRLAANGPNALPEKKVNPLLKLLGYFWGPIPWMIEAAAVLSAVVGHFADLTIILVLLVFNAAIGFFEEHKAENALAALKNQLALKARALRDGAWGEIDAAGLVVGDVVRLRLGDVIPADAVCLEGDYLSVDQAALTGESLPVAKKVGDTVYSGAVAKQGEMVAVVTATGVDTFFGRTARLVSTAGAASHFQKAVMTIGNYLIYLTLAMVAVLLLVGLDRGEKLLELAQFALILTVAAIPVAMPAVLSVTMAVGALALSRLKAIVSRLEAIEEMAGMDILCSDKTGTLTQNKLTLGEPIVFGAKDGTEIIVMGALASKAEDRDAIDLAILAGLPDPKALAGYTQTAFTPFDPVGKRTEAAVTDASGASFRVTKGAPQVVMGLCALSPEDAARADAAVEGLAAKGSRTLGVARKDGQGSWAFCGILPLSDPPREDSAATIAKAGEHGIAVKMVTGDNTAIAREISRELGLGDAIVPAGNFFAADADVSRLGADVEQRIEDADGFAQVFPEHKYGIVKALQDRGHLVGMTGDGVNDAPALKQADVGIAVSGATDAARAAADLVLTAPGLSVIVEAVEYARRIFERMNSYAIYRITETIRIMLFVVLAILVYDFYPITAVMIILLALLNDVPIMTIAYDNTYLDPKPVRWDMRRVLTLSTVLGGIGVVETFGLLIWAKTYLHLDLAQIQSFIFLKLAVAGHLTLFVARTRKPFWAAPHPAPAMLWSAAATKVLATACVGLGWFVAAVPWPYVGLIWGYCLVWLFLEDWAKLAVYRHLALDAPTHRRFFGRANRLLHPAAAARPANP, encoded by the coding sequence ATGGCCGAGTCCTCGCCCGACGCCCCCCGGAAAACACGTGCCGCGATCCTTGCGGAGGCCGGGGCGACACCGGCCGGCCTGACCGGGGCCGAGGCGGCCAAGCGGCTGGCGGCAAACGGCCCCAACGCCCTGCCGGAAAAAAAGGTCAATCCGCTGCTCAAGCTCCTCGGCTATTTCTGGGGGCCCATCCCCTGGATGATCGAGGCGGCGGCCGTGCTGTCGGCCGTGGTCGGGCACTTTGCCGACCTGACCATCATCCTCGTTTTGCTCGTCTTCAACGCGGCCATCGGCTTTTTCGAGGAGCACAAGGCGGAAAACGCCCTGGCGGCGCTCAAAAACCAGCTGGCGCTCAAGGCCCGGGCCCTGCGCGACGGGGCCTGGGGCGAAATCGACGCGGCCGGCCTCGTTGTCGGCGATGTCGTGCGCCTGCGCCTGGGCGACGTCATCCCGGCCGACGCCGTGTGCCTGGAGGGCGACTACCTGAGCGTGGACCAGGCGGCGCTGACCGGCGAATCCCTGCCCGTGGCCAAAAAGGTCGGCGATACCGTCTATTCCGGGGCCGTGGCCAAGCAGGGCGAGATGGTGGCCGTGGTCACGGCCACGGGCGTTGATACGTTTTTCGGCAGGACCGCCCGCCTGGTTTCCACGGCCGGCGCGGCCTCCCATTTCCAGAAAGCCGTGATGACCATCGGCAACTACCTGATCTACCTGACCCTGGCCATGGTGGCCGTGCTCCTCCTGGTCGGCCTGGACCGGGGCGAGAAGCTCCTGGAACTGGCCCAGTTCGCGCTGATTTTGACCGTGGCCGCCATCCCCGTGGCCATGCCGGCGGTCCTGTCCGTGACCATGGCCGTGGGCGCGTTGGCCCTTTCCCGTTTGAAGGCCATCGTCTCCCGACTGGAGGCCATCGAGGAAATGGCCGGCATGGACATCCTGTGCTCGGACAAGACCGGGACGCTCACCCAGAACAAGCTGACCCTGGGCGAGCCCATCGTCTTCGGTGCCAAGGACGGGACCGAGATCATCGTCATGGGCGCCCTGGCCTCCAAGGCCGAGGACCGCGACGCCATCGACCTGGCCATCCTGGCCGGCCTGCCGGACCCAAAGGCCTTGGCGGGCTATACCCAGACCGCGTTCACCCCCTTCGACCCGGTGGGCAAGCGCACCGAGGCGGCCGTAACCGACGCCTCGGGCGCCTCGTTTCGCGTGACCAAGGGCGCGCCGCAGGTGGTCATGGGGTTGTGCGCGCTGTCCCCCGAGGACGCGGCCAGGGCCGACGCCGCCGTGGAGGGCCTGGCCGCCAAGGGCTCGCGCACACTCGGCGTGGCCCGCAAGGACGGGCAGGGGAGCTGGGCCTTTTGCGGCATCCTGCCCCTGTCCGACCCGCCCCGGGAGGACTCGGCCGCGACCATTGCCAAGGCCGGCGAGCACGGCATCGCCGTCAAGATGGTCACCGGCGACAACACGGCCATCGCCCGGGAGATCTCCCGCGAACTGGGCCTTGGCGACGCCATCGTCCCGGCCGGGAATTTTTTCGCCGCCGATGCCGACGTGTCGCGCCTGGGCGCCGACGTGGAGCAGCGCATCGAGGATGCCGACGGCTTCGCCCAGGTCTTTCCCGAGCACAAGTACGGCATCGTCAAGGCCCTCCAGGACAGAGGCCATCTGGTCGGCATGACCGGCGACGGCGTCAACGACGCCCCGGCGCTCAAGCAGGCCGATGTCGGCATCGCCGTGTCCGGGGCGACCGACGCCGCCCGGGCCGCCGCCGACCTGGTCCTGACCGCGCCCGGGCTTTCCGTCATCGTCGAGGCGGTGGAATACGCCCGCCGCATCTTCGAGCGTATGAATTCCTACGCCATCTACCGCATCACCGAGACCATCCGCATCATGCTCTTCGTGGTCCTGGCCATCCTGGTCTACGACTTCTATCCCATCACGGCCGTCATGATCATATTGCTGGCGCTTTTAAACGACGTGCCCATCATGACCATCGCCTACGACAACACCTACCTCGACCCCAAGCCTGTTCGCTGGGACATGCGGCGGGTGCTGACGCTTTCCACCGTCCTTGGCGGCATCGGCGTCGTCGAAACCTTCGGCCTGCTCATTTGGGCCAAGACCTACCTGCACCTCGACCTGGCGCAAATCCAGTCCTTCATCTTCCTCAAGCTGGCCGTGGCCGGGCACCTGACGCTGTTCGTCGCCCGCACGCGCAAGCCCTTCTGGGCCGCGCCCCATCCCGCCCCGGCCATGCTCTGGTCGGCCGCGGCCACCAAGGTCCTGGCCACGGCCTGCGTGGGCCTGGGCTGGTTCGTGGCCGCCGTCCCCTGGCCGTACGTCGGGCTCATCTGGGGCTACTGCCTCGTCTGGCTTTTTCTTGAGGATTGGGCGAAACTGGCGGTATACCGCCATTTGGCCCTGGACGCCCCGACGCATCGGCGGTTTTTCGGCCGCGCCAACCGGCTCTTGCACCCGGCCGCCGCCGCGCGGCCGGCCAACCCCTGA
- a CDS encoding primase-helicase family protein has product MGSLHTLVEIGKARAGKDAKKPIAPWTEEQKQKFKELFKDSEPACIVASRTMTDYGDNPNIDFNKLVTMVKVPYYKVLGFPVEAAIECESDWLSIFEGSASYDTVKKRTQHFKEQWSFDGAFSCAVNRSYIKGVDCSGCPFNEHVEDYTPLKNVYGSVEEGIQDINRLHSHVIIGKDTYVLKINPPSDKGDNVTFMKLQAFRDWYPEVVANTGKVDNDGKPIYTGLAPIWLRSKDRRKYDGVGFYPYPVVTPPNYFNMFRGLKAARMNSVPGASCGRYLEHVHDVICSGNERIYNYVLAWLAHLIQQPGDDKPGTAIAIRGPQGSGKGTFTRWIQSVIGPAHSMKISTEERLIGKFNHHLMDKIFVNADECVWSGNRKVAGVLKALITESPLDFEQKGINAVSVDSYTRVVFTSNERWMVPADADDRRFVVLDCATTHVKDMTYYRSIMDDMKNGGVVELYNFLLHYDYESVDIHQAPSTRALILQKLQTLTSVDRWWYTVLSRGSFSSHDGVMECVEEGEPQTGWPVNPEFKVTQDLYSSYKESLKGSGKRVEDDETFGSRLKDLTGVTPSRRSIQGQRRRRGFALPSLPECRAAFTRFMHSTEEDMDWPEA; this is encoded by the coding sequence ATGGGCTCTTTACACACGTTAGTGGAAATCGGGAAGGCAAGAGCTGGAAAGGATGCGAAAAAACCTATTGCGCCATGGACGGAAGAACAAAAGCAAAAGTTCAAGGAGTTGTTCAAAGACAGTGAACCGGCTTGTATTGTAGCGTCCAGGACCATGACGGATTATGGCGACAATCCAAACATAGACTTTAATAAGCTAGTTACAATGGTGAAAGTCCCATACTACAAAGTATTGGGGTTTCCCGTTGAAGCTGCTATTGAGTGCGAAAGCGATTGGCTAAGTATCTTTGAAGGAAGTGCAAGCTACGATACCGTAAAAAAGCGCACTCAACACTTCAAAGAACAATGGAGCTTCGACGGCGCTTTTAGTTGTGCGGTCAACCGTTCCTATATCAAGGGGGTTGACTGTTCTGGCTGTCCTTTCAATGAGCATGTTGAAGACTATACACCTCTAAAAAATGTTTATGGGAGTGTAGAGGAAGGGATACAGGACATCAACAGGCTTCATAGTCACGTAATTATCGGAAAAGATACTTACGTGCTGAAGATCAACCCACCGAGTGATAAGGGCGATAATGTAACCTTTATGAAGCTACAGGCTTTTCGGGATTGGTACCCGGAAGTTGTTGCTAATACTGGAAAGGTGGATAATGACGGGAAGCCGATATACACAGGACTTGCGCCAATATGGCTTAGAAGCAAAGACAGAAGAAAGTACGATGGAGTGGGCTTCTATCCATATCCTGTCGTAACGCCACCAAACTACTTTAATATGTTTCGCGGGCTTAAAGCAGCAAGAATGAATAGTGTTCCTGGTGCGTCATGTGGTCGATACCTTGAACACGTTCATGATGTAATATGTAGCGGCAATGAACGCATATACAACTATGTCCTAGCATGGCTGGCCCACCTGATTCAACAACCGGGTGACGACAAGCCGGGTACTGCAATAGCAATCCGTGGACCACAAGGAAGTGGCAAGGGCACGTTCACCCGTTGGATTCAAAGCGTTATTGGCCCGGCGCATTCAATGAAGATTTCAACTGAGGAAAGGCTAATCGGTAAGTTCAACCATCACCTCATGGACAAGATTTTTGTCAATGCTGATGAATGCGTCTGGAGTGGGAACAGAAAGGTTGCTGGCGTGCTCAAAGCATTAATAACGGAAAGCCCATTGGACTTCGAGCAAAAGGGTATCAACGCTGTATCCGTCGATAGTTATACTCGGGTAGTGTTCACGAGTAATGAACGGTGGATGGTGCCAGCCGACGCTGATGACAGAAGGTTTGTTGTGCTGGATTGTGCAACAACGCACGTTAAGGATATGACGTATTATCGTTCAATCATGGACGATATGAAAAACGGTGGCGTTGTTGAGTTGTACAACTTCTTGCTTCATTATGACTATGAATCTGTAGATATTCACCAAGCACCAAGTACGCGCGCTTTGATTCTACAGAAGTTGCAAACGCTAACGTCGGTTGATCGGTGGTGGTACACTGTACTTAGTCGTGGATCATTCTCTAGTCACGATGGTGTCATGGAGTGTGTTGAAGAGGGTGAACCTCAAACTGGTTGGCCAGTTAATCCAGAGTTTAAGGTGACCCAGGACTTGTACTCAAGCTATAAAGAATCACTAAAAGGCAGCGGCAAGCGGGTAGAGGATGATGAGACATTCGGAAGTCGCCTGAAGGATTTGACCGGGGTGACGCCATCGCGTCGGTCGATCCAAGGGCAGCGGCGGCGGCGGGGCTTCGCACTCCCGTCCCTGCCGGAGTGCCGGGCCGCGTTCACGAGGTTCATGCATTCGACCGAGGAAGACATGGATTGGCCCGAGGCGTAG